The window GCACGCCATATTCACGCGCGACGGCGAGCGTTGCGGCGATATCATCCGCGTCGCGGGGGATGACGACCCCATGCGGCATGATTTGGTAGATGCTGGCGTCGGTGGCGTACAGAATGCGGCTTGTGCGGTCGAAACGCACTTCGCCGCCCACATGCCGCCGCAATTCGTGCACCAGGTCGGTCATGTGCTCGGTCTGTGCCGACGGTTCGCGCATGCCTTGCCTCCCTACTTGGTTGCCTGTGGCCGCCGTGTTCAGACGGCGACGTACTCCCACGTATCTGTGCGGCGCAACGGCGCGCGGCGCAAGTCGTCCAGAGACGTTGCGCCCACACAAAACGCTGCAATGCGCAATTCTTCAATGTAGGCCTGGAACGTGTCGAAAACGGCCTGGGTGTGGTCGGTGGCTGGCTGCAACAACGGTGCGGCGCTTCCCACCAGTGTCGCGCCGAGGCGAATGGCTTTGGCGGCATCCACGCCACTGCGAATACCGCCACTGGCAAAGACCAGCACCTCCGGTGGCACAGCGGCGCGCACTTCCATGAGCGCCAGAGCAGTGGGAATCCCCCAACCGGCAAACGTGTGGGCAATGTGGCGGCGCAAGGGGTCTTGCTGGCGGTAGGCTTCAACCTCGCTCCAACTGGTGCCGCCCGCCCCCGCCACATCAATCGCCGCCACACCACACTCCACCAGGCGCATGGCAACGCGCGCGCTAATGCCGTTCCCCACTTCTTTCACCACAATGGGCACATCCAACTGACGCGCCAGCGTTTCAATTTTGGCGTAAAGCCCACGCCAATCGCGGTCTCCCCCCGGCTGGACGGCTTCTTGCAAGGGGTTGAGGTGCAAAATCAGCGCATCGGCTTCAATCATCTCCACGGCGCGCCGCGCCTCATCCACGCCATACCCTTCGTTCAACTGCACGGCGCCAAAATTCGCCAGCAGCAAAATATCAGGGGCAACGTGCCGCACGCGGTAGGTCGCCGCCAGCGCATCATCTTCCAGCGCCGCCCGTTGCGACCCCACCCCCATGGCAATGCCCAGCGCCTGCGCGGCTTCCGCTAGGTGCAGGTTGATACGCGCCGCCTCGCTGGTGCCGCCCGTCATACTGCTGATGAGGAACGGGGCGCGCAACTCACGCCCCCACATGCGCACGCGCAAATCCACTTCATCCAGATGACATTCGGGCAAAGCGACATGCTCGAAAAAGAAGCGCTCAAAGCCGGTCGTGACACCTTTGGCGCGTACATCTTTTTGCAACACAATATCAATGTGGTCTTGCTTGCGTGATTCAATTGAGGTCATTGGCGTTCCTCTGTCCGCTCAAATTTGGGATGCTTCCACTATACCAACAGAAGGCTGAAAGGCAATAGCCGCTCATCGAAAATCGCGCTATCTCTTCGCCCCTTGTCGCGGCTTGTGCTATAATGTAGCAGATGCCACGACATGCGCTCATACCGTTGGGCGCTTTGTGTGTACACACCGATAAAGAGCAAACAAACGAGGTGTCAGACGTGACAAACAAAACACAAGGCTACGACGCATCAAAAATTGCCGTTCTCAAAGGGCTGGAAGCCGTCCGCCGACGCCCAGGCATGTATATCGGGAACACAGGCCAATTGGGGTTGCACCACTGCGTCTTTGAAGTGGTGGACAACTCGGTGGACGAAGCCCTGGCGGGTTTTTGCGATACCATCATCGTGCATATTGACAAAGAGAGCATCGTCACCGTGACCGACAACGGGCGCGGTATTCCTGTGGACATTCACCCCACCGAAGGACGCCCTGCGCTGGAAGTGGTGATGACGACGCTCCACGCGGGGGGGAAATTTGGCACAGGGGGCTACAAGGTCTCCGGTGGGTTGCACGGTATCGGTGTTTCGGCGGTCAACGCAGTCAGCGCCTGGCTGGAAGCCATCGTCAAACGCGACGGCAAAATCTACCGCCAACGCTACGAACGCGGCGTCCCGGTGACGCCGGTCGAAGTAATTGGGGAATGCGACCCCGACGACACCGGCACCACTGTGCGCTGGCTGCGCGACCCCGACATTTTCGACGCCAACGCCGATTACAAATTCTCGGTTCTGGCGCAACGCCTGCGCGAAATGGCGTTCCTGACGCCGGGCTTGAAAATCACCATCATTGACGAACGCGAAGACCAGGAAGCCACCTTCTACTTTGAAGGCGGCATTGTCTCATTCGTGCGCTACATGAACCGCGACCGTACCGTCCTGCATGAACCGATTTACGCCAACAAAGAAGTGGACGATATGGTCGTGGAAGTCGCCATGCAATACACCGACAGTTATACCGAATCGGTTTTCTCGTTCGCCAACAACATCAACACGGTGGAAGGCGGCACCCACCTGACGGGTTTCCGCTCGGCGCTGACGCGCACCATCAACGACTACGCCCGCAAGCAAGGCATTCTCAAAGAAAAAGATTCCAACTTCTCGGGCGAAGACGTGCGCGAAGGCTTGACGGCTATCATCAGCGTCAAACTGCGCGACCCACAGTTTGAAGCGCAAACCAAAATCAAGTTGAACAACCCCGAAGTCAAGGGCGCGGTCGAAAGCGTCACCAACGAAATGCTTTCGCAATGGTTGGAAGAACATCCGCGCGAAGCCAAAGCCATCTTGAACAAAATTCTCACCTCGGCGCGGGCGCGCGAAGCCGCCCGCAAAGCGCGCGAAATGGTGGTGCGCAAGAGCGCCCTTGAAAGCATGACGCTGCCCGGCAAACTCGCCGACTGCTCCGAGCGCGACCCCAGCCAGACGGAACTCTACATCGTCGAGGGGGATTCGGCGGGCGGCTCTGCCAAACAAGCGCGCGATCGCCGCTACCAGGCGATTTTGCCCCTGCGCGGCAAGATTCTCAACGTGGAAAAAGCTCGCCTCAACCGCGTGCTGGACAACAAAGAAGTGCAGGCGCTTATCTCGGCGCTGGGGTGCGGGATTGGCGAAGATTTTGACATCTCGAACCTGCGCTATGGGCGCATCATCCTCATGGCGGACGCCGACGTGGACGGCGCCCACATTCGCACGCTCTTGCTCACCTTCTTCTTCCGCTACATGCCGCAGCTCATCGAAGAAGGGCATTTGTTCATCGCGCAACCACCGCTCTACCTTATTCAGGCGGGGCGCGAAAAGTTCTACGCCTATTCGGAAGAAGAAAAAGAAGCCATCTTGAAGAAGCTGGACGGGCAAAAAGTCACCATTCAGCGCTACAAGGGGTTGGGTGAAATGAACCCAGAGCAATTGTGGGAAACCACCATGAACCCCGAAAACCGCATCCTGTTGCAGGTGACTATTGAAGACGCCGTCCAGGCTGACAAGACGTTCAGCATGTTGATGGGCAGCGCCGTGCCGCCGCGCCGCCGTTTCATCCAGACACATGCGCGTGAAGTCCGCAACCTGGACATCTAAGCCCGATTGACATGCCATGTCCCCTTACCAGAAACGACTGGTAAGGGGATTTTTGTATTCATGGGGGCGTTTGTGAGCAACCCAGCATCAATTTATACTTTTAAGGTTGCGACGCTCAGGGGTGAGCATGAAAATAGATACCCAAGCGGGCGGAAATAACGTACTGCGCATAGCTCAATACGTCTCAAACACTGTTTGCCAAACGTGTATCACCATCTCAAAGAGTGAGGGAGTTCGATGAATATCATACCGACAATTGGCTGGGAATCGCCCGACCCCGTACCTGACGGCTACCGTTTCAACGAGTACCTGCATGTACGCAACGGGCATCTTTTCTATGAAGACCTGGACCTGGCGGCGCTCTTCCTGAACGACGGCACCAGCCCGCTCAGTGTCCCCCTGGCAAGCCCGCTGGAACTGGTTTATTTGCCCAAAATCCGCGACAAAATTCGCTATCTGCAAGACGTGTTTGCGCGCGCCATCATCGAACAAGAATACACGGGGCGCTTCTACTATGCCTACGCCTCGAAAGCAAACGCAGCCGAAGAAGTCATCCGCACCACGTTAGGCGCAGGCATTCATCACGAAATGTCATCCACGGTAGACGTGGACATTGTGCGCCTCATGATTCAGCGCGGCTACATCACACCCGACCAGATGATTATTGCCAACGGTTTCAAGATGGCGGGCATGCCCTATTCGCGCAATCTCATTCAGCTGAAGCGCGAATATCCCGACTACCGCATCATCCCCGTGATTGAAAACCTGGCGGAACTGCCGCCGTTGATCGAATCGGGATTGCCCTTTGAAGTGGGGCTCCGCCAGAAATCGTACGGGAAGCACCCCAACGTCGCCGCCATGGACTTCGCCAATTCGCGCTTTGGCTTGACGATTGGCGAAATTTGGGACGCCGCCGAGATGATTGCCCAATCCCCCAACCTGACCTTGCGGCTCTATCATGGCATGGTGGGCAGCCAATTGACCGACCCACAAGATTTTGTCGAACGATTGACACCCCCGCTGGAAGTTTTCGCCCAACTTCGTGAAGAATTTCCTACACTCACCATTTTTGACTTTGGGGGCGGTGTTCCCGTCGGGCTCACCCTCGATTTTGACTTCGACTACTACGAGTTTGCCATTCGGCTGCTCCAAGCCATTCAGGTGCTCTGCGCACGCTACAACATCCCCGAACCCGACATCATGGGCGAAATGGGGCGCTACACCGTGGCCGAACATGGCGCCCACCTCTTCCGCGTACTGTTGGTGAAAGACAACAACTCGCCCCTGCCCTGGTACATCATTGACGGTTCCATCATGTCTTCATTCCCCGACACGTGGGCGCTGGGTGAACATTTTATCGTCTTGCCGCTCAACCACCTGGACAAACCGTTTCGCCGCGTGCAACTGGGGGGGCTCACCTGCGACAGCGACGACGTCTATCCGCCGAAAGGCAGCGAAGCCGAACTCTGGCTCCCCGTCGAAACCGAGAACCTGTACATTGGCTTTTTTGCCGTCGGGGCATACCAGGAAATGCTGGGCGGCGTCGGCGGGAGCAAGCATTGCGTCATCCCCGAAGCCAACGAACTGATTGTAGACCGCAACCCCGATGGCTCGTATTCGTTCGAGTTGTTTGTGGGGCAAGCCCCCGAAGACGTGCTGGACAACCCGGATATCGCTAAGCCCTGTCAGCCTGTGCAAGCCTGACAGGGCTTTCTCGCCAGACTGTTCCTGCCATCTCATGCCAGACGTTACCCTTGCCACGTCTGGCATATTTTGTTGTTTTCCTCATTCTCCTCAGCAATGTTGTCATAGGGGTCAATCACAAGGCAAATCGTGCAATCAGGGTCGTAGCATCCCCCTGTCGTTGACGGCAACACGAATTCCCAAAACAGACCATTCGGGCTGGGCGGCAATTCCTTGATATTGGTGCTCAGAAACGCATCGGGGTCAGCGCGCACCTGAACTTCAACTTCATAGAGACTTGTTTCACCTGTGTTGAAAAGCCAGGCATAGACCGTTACCTGGCATTCGTATCCATTACACGTTTCGGTGAAGTCGTCTAACAAGATAGCGAGGTCGGGTAATGGTGTGGGGGTGATAGAAGGTGTGATGGTGGGTGTAATCGTGGGAGGTGGTTGGCGCGTGGGCAAGGCCTGCAACTCATATCCTTCGCAGGCAATGTATTCCGGATCGCCCAATATCCATCCTTTCGCCTGCGCCTCGGCTACAACAAAGAGCCAGCGCTCGTTGGCGAGACGCCCCAATGGTTCAAACGATGTTGACGGTGGTAAAGTTGTGATGACATCAGCGTCGAGGCGAGGCGCCGCGCGCAAACGGAGGGCTACGCGGGTCTCGCAAAACGGTTCCAATTGCTCGGCGGAACGTGGTGGCGCAGGCTCGCCATCAGGCGTAGGCGGGGTGAGGCTAAATCCAAGAAAACAGCCATGTTTGAGCGATAGGGAGGCGTAGTGATATGGGGTTGGTGAACGACTACTCAACACTTCGACCTGACCAGCATCTGATTGAACAAAGACACGGGCAATCTCTTCATAAGCCGGATCAAACACCACCAACTCTCCCGTGTGCGGTTCTGCACGATTGAGAATCGTAACATCGAGCGATTCTACGCGCGCCAAAACGGAGCGAAAATCAAAGGTGACCATGCCGTTTTGAATCACCACATCGTTGTTGCCGTCCCGATTGCAATCCTCAAGTGTGTATGTACCGCCTTCATGCAGCGTCAGTCGGACACCTTCAACAATAAATGATTCACCTGGTGGGGGAAGTGTTTCCAAAGACGTAAGGTTGCTGGTGACATCGGCAAAAGACCAGAGCACTTCACCCACCTCACGCACCGGTTGACCAGTGCGCACTTTCCGCAACCATTCTTCTACAGCCCGCATATCTGCTTGAATGCCGGGGCTGGGTTCATCCACAGGCGCAACCCAACGTGCCGTCCCAGCCGGCACAGGCTTGGTAACGCCGTCCGCCGTAATGCTCAAATCATCCTCGGCTGCCTCCAACCCAATGACCCATTCCAACGGGGCTTCTTCCTCACGCACAACGAGAAAACGTGTGCCTGTGGCTTGCACCACCGCAATTTGCCCATTCTCGAACTCGCTTTCGACAATCAGGATACGCTCTTGCAAGGCTTCATCCGGGTTGAAATCAAACAATGCCGCCCCCGCCACCAACACGAAGTTGGCAATGGCTGATTGCTCGTCGGCGGAGAGTTGTTGAATGCGCAACTCGCCATCGCGTGTAATGTCGGCAGTAATCAAGTCACCGAACCGCAAGATGGCGCGCCCCTGCTCATCTACATCGACGCCATCTCCCACCTGCACAGGTGCTGTACGCGGCGCGGGAACAGGTGTACGCGCCGCGGCACGTACCACAAAAGCGTTGTCAAGCAGAGATTCAAGGTTGGCTTGTTCAGACGTATCGGACGTATCGGATGGCGGTTCTGGGGTACGTACCGCACTCTCTTCACCGCGACATGCGCTAAGCCCCATCAGCACGAACAGGCACAGTATGACTAATCGCCAAAGTTCGTTCATGGCTCACTCCTTTCTTTTCCCTCACCTGAGAACCAACCAGACAATCCAAAGCGCTATGAGACCGGCAACGCCATACAAGCCAAGCATGATCCACTGTGCCCGTTGCGCCCATGCGCCATCACCCAGTTCACGTATCAGCACCCCCACGAAACGGGGCACCGCCCCCGCCAATGCGCCTAACATCCCCCCTACTAACATGCCCACCAGCCCCGTCGCCAACAAGGTGCCGCCACGCACACTTTGTTCCGCCATAAGCATCACGGTAAGCATTCCTACCAATCCCCCGCCGACGAGCGCGCCCCACCGCGCCCCTTGTAGCGTTTGCGCCGCAATAAAATCGCGCCGCCGCGCCCACCGACGCCGCCAAACAACGCGCCGCACCTGCCCACGCCACTTCGCCGGCAAGAACTGTTCCACTTGCGGCTGAATGTCGCGCAGGTGATACAAGGCTTCAGGTGCGTGGGGATGGTCAGTTTGCCAGGCGGAAACAAGCCGGCTGGTGGCTTCACGCAACAATGGGAGCGGGAGCATGGCGATGGCGTCCACCGCCGCCTGCCGCACCGTTTCGTCTGGGTCGTCTATCGCCAGATGAGGCAATGTGTCAACATGGGGAGACAATGCCCACTCCCCAACCGCACGCGCGGCACGTGCCCGCACAAATGGTTCGGGGTATTCAAGCAAGCGTGTGAAAATCGGCGTGAATGCCGATGATGGTGCTTCATTCATCGGGGAAGTGCCATAAGCAATAGCGCTGGCAAAACAGAGTGCCTGTTCATCAGCACTCAACCGCAATCGTGAGCGGTGGCGTTCAATGAGCGCCAAATCATCTGGAGGGAGCAAACGGCCTCGCTCGCGCCATTCACGCACAGCAGAACGCAAAATTTCGCGGGCTTTCTGGGCCGCCCAAAACGCTTCCCCCAACCAGCGGGCAATGTTGGCGGCGAGGTAGTCATGCGTCAATTCGTAATAAATCCCGCTGGGTGTCTCGTATCGGCGGACGAGCCGTTGTGCCACAAGTTGTTCCAGCAGGTGCTGTGCCGTATCTCCATCGAGGTCAGCGGAGCGGGCGATCTCATCAAGCGCCACACGTGTTTTCAAACCGCTGCTTCCCACCAGCAACCCCAAGACCATGCGAATGCGCGGTTGTTCGGGTGGCGGAAACGTAGCAATGATATCATCAAGGTAGCGCCCCAAAAGCGCTATCGTCCCACCAAGCCACTCCAGGTCTTCACTCGTCAGTGTCGTGCGCCCCTCGCCTTCTACGACATGGCGATAGAGCGCATCGGCAACAATTTGGAGATGGGGTGGCACAACCCGCCCCGTTTCGTCGGTCAGGTCGTCCAGCAAGCGTTCAAGCAAGGGGGGCTCCCATGTAACGCCGAACAATGCAGCAGGATCTTCCAAGGCGGCTCGCGCTGTTTCACGGGCGAGAGGGGGTAGGTAAAAACGCACATCCAGCAAGCCAGGGAAAGTTTCCCGCAGGGCATCAAGTCGCCCAATAAATTCTTCACGCATTACCAAAACCAGGCGTATATCGAGACTGCGGTCAGCAAGCAACGCCATAACTTCTCCGAGTTGGGTGGGCTGCTCATCGAGGGGTGTTTGCACGAAGAATTGCTCGAACTGATCAATCACCAGCACAAGCGGCCCCCCAAGTGCATGCTGCAACTGCCGAATAAGGGTTGCCGGTTCTTCACCAGAAACAGGCAGGCTGAGCGCTTGACACTCTTCACGCAAGGCAGATTGAATGCGTTCGAGCAGCGAGGTTGAAGCAACAGGCGTTGTAGAAATCAACAATGCTCGCATGGCTGCGAGACGCGGCGCTACTCCTGCTTGCAGCAGGCTGGTTTTGCCACTTCCTGAGCCCCCATACAACACCACGTGCCGCCGCGCCAGAATGCGGTGCGTCAGGCGGCGGCTTTCTTCCTGCCGCCCGGCAAAAATAGCGGCATCACTCTGAGTGAAACTTTCCAGGGCTTTGTAGGGACGTTCAGGACGTGCAGAAGTGATACGGTTTTCGAGAGGGTTAGGAGGTGGTTCAACAGTTTGTTGTTGCAAGCGCTCCACAGCTACGGCCAGACGTTCAAAGAAATCTGGCAGGTCGGTTTCAATCAACGTCACGTTGCGTCGTTTCCAGTACGCCACTTCATTTTCAGGCGGCAAACGGGGCACCAATGCAAAGGCGGGGCGTCGGAATTGCCCCATGAGGTCTTCGATTTGGTCGAACATGTCACGCACGATGGGGTGTTCCAGGTTATAGCCAACAAAGACGAGGGTTTTGGTGGCAAAATAAGCACGCACCACATCGTGCAAAGCACTCATGGAGCGCAAGAAGCGTCGCACGTCATCTTCGGTTATATAGAGGTGCTCAGGGTCTTCGATATCACCTTGCAATTTAATCAGCGCAATACGTGATTCATCAAAAAAGGGCAAATCGGCGTCGCGGCGAATACGCACATAGGCTTTGCCGAACTGCTCCAGCGCGGTTTCCAATGCACGGTCGAAGCGCGTCGTGACGACTTTGGCGAAAGGGGGTAAGGCTTCTGCCAATAACTGGTGCACAACATCGGGACGGGGCATCAGGGTTTGCAAGCCGTCACGCAAAGCAGCCAGAAGTGTTGCGCGCCCGACTTGCACCTCGACATCGCGGGCAACAAGGCTCAATGCGCGATCAGGCGGGCCAATCGCAAAGGTTTGCGCCAGGTATTCCGCGAGCTGCTGGTCCAAGGCTTGGCGACCTTGCCCATGCAACCCTGTTCCAACGACAAATACCACGTTGTCTTGAAGCAACTGGGTCGCCAACTGGTCAATCAGGATTGTGGTCATTTGAGATTCCTCACAAGCCGTGCAACAGAGCAATCGGGTCGGTATCAAGCACCGTAAGACGACGGTTGCTTGCTAACGCCTGGACAGTCGCGGGCGCCAAGGATGACCAGACGGCAAATGCAGGGCGTTGGAACCGTCTGCCGGCACTTTCATCGAAAAGTGCCAGCCAGAACGGGTCTGTGGGATCAAGCCCCACAAGGAGCACATCATGGCGTTTGAGCAGCCGCTCAACTTCACTGAACAGGTCGGGTTTGGTACGTCGGCGGATGA of the Ardenticatena maritima genome contains:
- a CDS encoding SH3 domain-containing protein; this translates as MNELWRLVILCLFVLMGLSACRGEESAVRTPEPPSDTSDTSEQANLESLLDNAFVVRAAARTPVPAPRTAPVQVGDGVDVDEQGRAILRFGDLITADITRDGELRIQQLSADEQSAIANFVLVAGAALFDFNPDEALQERILIVESEFENGQIAVVQATGTRFLVVREEEAPLEWVIGLEAAEDDLSITADGVTKPVPAGTARWVAPVDEPSPGIQADMRAVEEWLRKVRTGQPVREVGEVLWSFADVTSNLTSLETLPPPGESFIVEGVRLTLHEGGTYTLEDCNRDGNNDVVIQNGMVTFDFRSVLARVESLDVTILNRAEPHTGELVVFDPAYEEIARVFVQSDAGQVEVLSSRSPTPYHYASLSLKHGCFLGFSLTPPTPDGEPAPPRSAEQLEPFCETRVALRLRAAPRLDADVITTLPPSTSFEPLGRLANERWLFVVAEAQAKGWILGDPEYIACEGYELQALPTRQPPPTITPTITPSITPTPLPDLAILLDDFTETCNGYECQVTVYAWLFNTGETSLYEVEVQVRADPDAFLSTNIKELPPSPNGLFWEFVLPSTTGGCYDPDCTICLVIDPYDNIAEENEENNKICQTWQG
- the gyrB gene encoding DNA topoisomerase (ATP-hydrolyzing) subunit B — translated: MTNKTQGYDASKIAVLKGLEAVRRRPGMYIGNTGQLGLHHCVFEVVDNSVDEALAGFCDTIIVHIDKESIVTVTDNGRGIPVDIHPTEGRPALEVVMTTLHAGGKFGTGGYKVSGGLHGIGVSAVNAVSAWLEAIVKRDGKIYRQRYERGVPVTPVEVIGECDPDDTGTTVRWLRDPDIFDANADYKFSVLAQRLREMAFLTPGLKITIIDEREDQEATFYFEGGIVSFVRYMNRDRTVLHEPIYANKEVDDMVVEVAMQYTDSYTESVFSFANNINTVEGGTHLTGFRSALTRTINDYARKQGILKEKDSNFSGEDVREGLTAIISVKLRDPQFEAQTKIKLNNPEVKGAVESVTNEMLSQWLEEHPREAKAILNKILTSARAREAARKAREMVVRKSALESMTLPGKLADCSERDPSQTELYIVEGDSAGGSAKQARDRRYQAILPLRGKILNVEKARLNRVLDNKEVQALISALGCGIGEDFDISNLRYGRIILMADADVDGAHIRTLLLTFFFRYMPQLIEEGHLFIAQPPLYLIQAGREKFYAYSEEEKEAILKKLDGQKVTIQRYKGLGEMNPEQLWETTMNPENRILLQVTIEDAVQADKTFSMLMGSAVPPRRRFIQTHAREVRNLDI
- a CDS encoding nSTAND1 domain-containing NTPase, which translates into the protein MTTILIDQLATQLLQDNVVFVVGTGLHGQGRQALDQQLAEYLAQTFAIGPPDRALSLVARDVEVQVGRATLLAALRDGLQTLMPRPDVVHQLLAEALPPFAKVVTTRFDRALETALEQFGKAYVRIRRDADLPFFDESRIALIKLQGDIEDPEHLYITEDDVRRFLRSMSALHDVVRAYFATKTLVFVGYNLEHPIVRDMFDQIEDLMGQFRRPAFALVPRLPPENEVAYWKRRNVTLIETDLPDFFERLAVAVERLQQQTVEPPPNPLENRITSARPERPYKALESFTQSDAAIFAGRQEESRRLTHRILARRHVVLYGGSGSGKTSLLQAGVAPRLAAMRALLISTTPVASTSLLERIQSALREECQALSLPVSGEEPATLIRQLQHALGGPLVLVIDQFEQFFVQTPLDEQPTQLGEVMALLADRSLDIRLVLVMREEFIGRLDALRETFPGLLDVRFYLPPLARETARAALEDPAALFGVTWEPPLLERLLDDLTDETGRVVPPHLQIVADALYRHVVEGEGRTTLTSEDLEWLGGTIALLGRYLDDIIATFPPPEQPRIRMVLGLLVGSSGLKTRVALDEIARSADLDGDTAQHLLEQLVAQRLVRRYETPSGIYYELTHDYLAANIARWLGEAFWAAQKAREILRSAVREWRERGRLLPPDDLALIERHRSRLRLSADEQALCFASAIAYGTSPMNEAPSSAFTPIFTRLLEYPEPFVRARAARAVGEWALSPHVDTLPHLAIDDPDETVRQAAVDAIAMLPLPLLREATSRLVSAWQTDHPHAPEALYHLRDIQPQVEQFLPAKWRGQVRRVVWRRRWARRRDFIAAQTLQGARWGALVGGGLVGMLTVMLMAEQSVRGGTLLATGLVGMLVGGMLGALAGAVPRFVGVLIRELGDGAWAQRAQWIMLGLYGVAGLIALWIVWLVLR
- the fni gene encoding type 2 isopentenyl-diphosphate Delta-isomerase → MTSIESRKQDHIDIVLQKDVRAKGVTTGFERFFFEHVALPECHLDEVDLRVRMWGRELRAPFLISSMTGGTSEAARINLHLAEAAQALGIAMGVGSQRAALEDDALAATYRVRHVAPDILLLANFGAVQLNEGYGVDEARRAVEMIEADALILHLNPLQEAVQPGGDRDWRGLYAKIETLARQLDVPIVVKEVGNGISARVAMRLVECGVAAIDVAGAGGTSWSEVEAYRQQDPLRRHIAHTFAGWGIPTALALMEVRAAVPPEVLVFASGGIRSGVDAAKAIRLGATLVGSAAPLLQPATDHTQAVFDTFQAYIEELRIAAFCVGATSLDDLRRAPLRRTDTWEYVAV
- a CDS encoding type III PLP-dependent enzyme domain-containing protein, which produces MNIIPTIGWESPDPVPDGYRFNEYLHVRNGHLFYEDLDLAALFLNDGTSPLSVPLASPLELVYLPKIRDKIRYLQDVFARAIIEQEYTGRFYYAYASKANAAEEVIRTTLGAGIHHEMSSTVDVDIVRLMIQRGYITPDQMIIANGFKMAGMPYSRNLIQLKREYPDYRIIPVIENLAELPPLIESGLPFEVGLRQKSYGKHPNVAAMDFANSRFGLTIGEIWDAAEMIAQSPNLTLRLYHGMVGSQLTDPQDFVERLTPPLEVFAQLREEFPTLTIFDFGGGVPVGLTLDFDFDYYEFAIRLLQAIQVLCARYNIPEPDIMGEMGRYTVAEHGAHLFRVLLVKDNNSPLPWYIIDGSIMSSFPDTWALGEHFIVLPLNHLDKPFRRVQLGGLTCDSDDVYPPKGSEAELWLPVETENLYIGFFAVGAYQEMLGGVGGSKHCVIPEANELIVDRNPDGSYSFELFVGQAPEDVLDNPDIAKPCQPVQA